ACGTTGGTCATACTATTTCTCTCCAGCTTAAGAAAGATCTTCGAACGTATTTTATTACTTAAGtttaataacataaaattgttttttttgtgGTCAATTTGGATGATTACAAAATTCAGTatgcataatttaaaatgttttaataacattCTATAAAaattgtgcgtggagtccacgggCGATAGAAGTAACACTACTTGGTTATTATATCATTAGGTATagaaaacataattctctttggctgacgTCGCAGATCTGACAAAAATATATACAAGTATGCAAGCGCTAAATTATTATATCGCCTAAGTATGTACCTAAGTGTGTAAGTATGaaagcatgcaagtgtgcaagtataaaaATTGCAAGTATCCAAGTATGcatctaactattcccctcatgcaaaTTTTCGTAACACTCGAAAATTTTAGCTCCcacagcaaagaagtttcacttcaaaatttttaatgtgaatgTGAATTTCTGATTTCCTACTCAATGTTGTAGGTTGACAAGTACAGGATCATGCCTTCTGACATGTTCATCCCGAAATGGCTGGACGAGCAGTTCATCGAGCGGTCTCTGCAGGAAGGCGAGGACAACACAAAGATCCAGGTGAGGCGGATAAGCGTCCGGCCTGCAACCTCAGTCGGCGACAACTACTGCAGCGACATGTTCAGAGTCACAGTAGTTTACGGTGTGTCCAGTGACTTGGACTCGGAGGCCCGCGAAAGGTCACTCATCGTGAAAGCTCTCCCGGAGGCGGAATCGATAAACAGTTTCTTGAAGGAAACCGATGCGTTCACCACGGAGACTGATGTCCTGAGGAGGGTGATACCGGAGTTCCGGCGCCTGCTCGGCAGAGCGGTCACTCTCGCGCCGAGGTGCTACTGGTTCGCCGACAAACCTCACCAGAAGCTCGTGATGGAGGATCTCTGCGAGTCGGGCTTCCAGATGGTGCAGAGGACTCTCGGCCTAGACCTGGACCACTGCGAGTTGGCGGTCACTCGCCTGGCGATGTTCCACGCGGCCTCCTTCGCGCTTCGTCGCCGCGACCCGCCGTCGCTCGAAAACTTCCGCGAGATGCCGCACCTCAAGAACCCCGACGGCACGAAGTGCTTCATCACGTTCTCGTTCGACAGCGTCGTCAAGAAGCTGCAGGCGTGGCCCGGGGCCGAGCGGTACTCCGAGAAGCTCCAGCGACTCGGCGAAACAGCCTTCCGTCGCGTGGTGGAGGTGTTCCGGAGGGACGAGGACGGCTTCAACGTGCTGAACCACGGGGACGCGTGGAAGAACAACATGATGTTCAGGTACGCGGCCGACGGGAAGGTGTGCGACGTGGCCTTCGTGGACTTCCAGTACTGCTACTACGCGTCGCCTGTCATCGACCTGCAGTACTTCCTGTACTCCAGCCCCAGCTCCGAGGTGAGGAGCAGTCAGCTGGAGCGGCTCGTCCAGGTCTACCACTCGTCCCTGGCCCGGACGCTCGCGGTGCTGGGGTGCGGCGACCGCTGCCCGTCTTTGGGCGACCTCCACGCCGAACTGAAG
This genomic window from Bacillus rossius redtenbacheri isolate Brsri chromosome 6, Brsri_v3, whole genome shotgun sequence contains:
- the LOC134532477 gene encoding uncharacterized protein LOC134532477, with the protein product MPSDMFIPKWLDEQFIERSLQEGEDNTKIQVRRISVRPATSVGDNYCSDMFRVTVVYGVSSDLDSEARERSLIVKALPEAESINSFLKETDAFTTETDVLRRVIPEFRRLLGRAVTLAPRCYWFADKPHQKLVMEDLCESGFQMVQRTLGLDLDHCELAVTRLAMFHAASFALRRRDPPSLENFREMPHLKNPDGTKCFITFSFDSVVKKLQAWPGAERYSEKLQRLGETAFRRVVEVFRRDEDGFNVLNHGDAWKNNMMFRYAADGKVCDVAFVDFQYCYYASPVIDLQYFLYSSPSSEVRSSQLERLVQVYHSSLARTLAVLGCGDRCPSLGDLHAELKRRSFVSVFTAVCLLPVVLASSDRTPDLHAVVSNQATVEGAHLTDEFAREILRLLPVFETNGWL